A single genomic interval of Drosophila virilis strain 15010-1051.87 chromosome 2, Dvir_AGI_RSII-ME, whole genome shotgun sequence harbors:
- the Sec15 gene encoding exocyst complex component 6: MSKVTVQDIEAVDDYWGPTFRSILEGNNSKLISEQLDQRVRSHDKEIERICNLYYQGFIDSIQELLQVRTQAKQLHDEVHSLDTSLRTISASLIQQGNELVRARQIESNVASAIEALKSCLPALECYMKFTQQAKNKQYYQALRTLETLETEHLSRLQRHNYRFATQMQTQIPIIKENIRRSAAADFREFLENIRKFSPRIGELAITHTKQLQKRDINAIIQEHKQQANSGIDGGNDDDGGNVSAQDLIDFSPIYRCLHIYMVLGQREYFEKDYRQQRRDQSKLVLQPPPNMHDNLEAYKTYICAIVGFFVVEDHVKNTAGEVVTNSYLEELWSTSLTKFVNEISMSSSSCTDPNILLRIKNLIMLSINTFKCYGYTVQILWELLHDMRDHYNEVLLQRWVHVFREILDKEQFVPMVVENVEEYECIIERFPFHSEQLENAPFPKQFPFSRMVPEVYHQAKEFMYACMKFAEELTLSPNEVAAMVRKAANLLLTRSFSGCLSVVFRQPNITLIQLIQIIIDTQYLDKAGPFLDEFVCHMTNTERSISQTPSAMFHVARQDAEKQVAVRICSKIDEFFELSAYDWLLVEPPGIASAFITDMISYLKSTFDNFSYKLPHIAQAACRRTCEHIAEKIYSILYDEEVKQISTGALTQINLDLMQCEFFAASEPVPGLHDGELSKYFQRNRQLLDLLILEEWSTYFHDYGKQENRYHLVQPQSIIVILEKIREADKKPIFSLVRKNDKKKLLETVLKQLKHIAERQS; this comes from the exons ATGTCTAAAGTCACGGTACAGGATATAGAGGCCGTAGATGATTATTGGGGTCCCACATTCCGCTCAATACTCGAGg GCAACAATAGCAAATTAATCAGCGAACAGCTGGACCAACGCGTACGCAGCCACGACAAAGAGATCGAACGCATATGCAATCTGTATTATCAGGGCTTTATTGACTCCATACAGGAACTTCTGCAGGTCCGAACGCAGGCCAAGCAGCTGCACGATGAAGTCCACTCGCTGGACACATCGCTGCGCACCATTAGCGCCTCCCTCATTCAGCAGGGCAATGAGCTGGTACGTGCCCGTCAAATCGAATCGAATGTAGCCAGCGCCATTGAGGCGCTTAAATCCTGTCTGCCCGCCTTAGAGTGTTATATGAAATTCACGCAGCAGGCGAAAAACAAGCAATACTATCAGGCACTGCGCACGCTGGAAACTCTTGAGACGGAGCACCTGTCGCGACTGCAGCGGCACAACTATCGATTTGCAacacaaatgcaaacacaGATACCCATCATAAAGGAGAACATACGCCGCTCAGCGGCAGCCGATTTTCGTGAGTTTTTGGAAAACATACGTAAATTTTCTCCTCGGATTGGTGAACTGGCCATTACGCACACCAAACAGTTGCAGAAACGAGATATCAATGCCATTATACAAGAACACAAACAGCAGGCCAATAGCGGCATTGACGGTGGCAACGACGATGATGGAGGCAATGTAAGCGCACAGGATTTAATCGATTTTTCACCCATTTATCGCTGCCTCCACATCTACATGGTGCTGGGCCAACGGGAGTACTTTGAGAAGGACTATCGCCAGCAGCGGCGTGATCAGTCTAAACTGGTGCTGCAACCACCGCCGAATATGCACGATAATTTGGAAGCCTACAAGACGTACATATGCGCAATTGTGGGATTTTTTGTGGTTGAGGATCATGTGAAAAACACCGCAGGCGAAGTGGTCACGAACAGCTACCTTGAAGAGCTGTGGTCTACTTCGCTAACCAAGTTTGTCAATGAGATCAGCATGAGCTCCTCCTCCTGCACCGACCCAAATATCCTATTGCGCATCAAGAACCTCATTATGCTGTCCATCAACACCTTTAAGTGCTATGGCTACACGGTGCAAATTCTGTGGGAGCTGCTGCACGATATGCGTGATCATTACAATGAG GTTCTCTTGCAACGCTGGGTTCATGTATTCCGTGAGATTCTGGACAAGGAGCAATTTGTGCCCATGGTGGTGGAGAATGTGGAGGAGTATGAGTGCATCATCGAGCGCTTTCCCTTCCATTCTGAACAGCTGGAGAATGCACCATTTCCCAAACAGTTTCCCTTCTCACGCATGGTGCCGGAGGTGTATCATCAGGCCAAGGAGTTTATGTATGCCTGCATGAAGTTCGCAGAGGAGCTGACACTCTCGCCCAACGAGGTGGCTGCCATGGTACGCAAAGCGGCCAATCTGCTGCTCACGCGCAGCTTTAGTGGCTGTCTCTCAGTGGTCTTCCGCCAGCCAAACATTACGCTCATTCAGCTTATACAGATCATCATTGATACGCAATATTTGGACAAGGCTGGTCCTTTTCTGGATGAGTTTGTCTGCCACATGACCAATACAGAGCGAAGCATTTCGCAAACGCCCTCGGCCATGTTTCATGTGGCACGCCAGGATGCCGAGAAGCAGGTAGCAGTACGGATATGCTCTAAAATTGACGAGTTCTTTGAGCTGAGCGCCTATGACTGGCTGCTGGTAGAGCCACCGGGTATTGCCTCTGCTTTCATCACGGACATGATCTCCTATTTGAAGAGCACCTTCGATAACTTCTCTTACAAGCTGCCACACATAGCCCAGGCCGCCTGTCGTCGCACCTGCGAGCACATTGCCGAAAAGATCTACTCTATATTGTATGACGAGGAGGTCAAGCAGATCTCCACGGGCGCACTGACCCAAATCAATTTAGACTTGATGCAGTGCGAATTCTTTGCCGCCTCGGAGCCAGTGCCGGGCTTGCATGATGGCGAGCTGAGCAAATATTTTCAGCGTAATCGTCAGCTGCTTGATTTGCTTATACTGGAGGAGTGGAGCACGTATTTCCATGACTATGGCAAGCAGGAGAATCGCTATCATCTGGTGCAGCCGCAGTCTATTATTGTTATACTGGAGAAAATACGCGAGGCGGACAAGAAGCCAATTTTCTCGCTGGTGCGCAAAAATGATAAGAAAAAGCTGCTGGAGACGGTTCTCAAGCAGCTGAAGCACATAGCCGAACGGCAGAGTTAG
- the rtet gene encoding major facilitator superfamily domain-containing protein 10, translating into MTTLRNRENTRIPETEQQLGNSSNDNNNGKPAVPKEKSDPMIYIIFVSLLFDLLAFTIILPLLPSLLEYYRVNDSSGLYAWLTTRVRWFQQLLGAPDRYLSVLFGGFLGSMFSFLQFLASPIVGSLSDYYGRRPVLLICAFGIALSYLIWACSSNFALFVLARVVGGISKGNISLCMSVITDVSSVRTRGRGMALVGVAFSLGFIVGPMIGAMFAIFSDKSASGGAWFVLPSLLALGLALGDVLLLAICLRETLPQAKRAREISSALSYGLQLLNVSSIFKFAAIKNVPRKDTQALRTIGLIYFLYLFLYSGLEFTVTFLMYHKFGYSSMDQAKMFLTTGLVMTLLQGSVVRRLPEAKIKSYAIFSLYLIVPAFVLVGLAQTSRMLYAGMILFAISTAFAVTCLTTLVSKYGNDDQKGSVLGIFRSLGALARALGPVVGSIAFWCLGSKITYIAGGLLLFYPALALQRARI; encoded by the exons atgactACTTTACGGAATCGGGAGAATACAAGAATACCGGAAACGGAACAGCAGTTgggaaacagcagcaacgatAACAACAATGGGAAACCTGCTGTGCCCAAGGAGAAAAGTGATCCcatgatatatattatatttgtatcaCTGCTATTCGATTTGCTGGCGTTTACCATCATTTTGCCTTTGTTGCCATCGCTCTTGGAATATTATCGCGTAAATGATAGTTCCGGCCTGTATGCCTGGCTTACGACGCGCGTGCGTTGGTTCCAGCAGCTTCTGGGTGCACCGGATCGGTATTTATCGGTGCTATTTGGCGGCTTTCTGGGATCTATGTTTAGTTTTCTACAATTCCTGGCCAGTCCCATTGTGGGAAGCCTCTCGGACTACTATGGACGCAGGCCCGTTTTGTTGATTTGCGCT TTTGGCATCGCGCTATCCTATCTTATCTGGGCATGCTCCAGCAATTTTGCCCTATTTGTGCTGGCACGCGTCGTGGGCGGCATCAGCAAGGGCAACATTTCGCTCTGTATGAGCGTCATCACGGATGTGTCCAGCGTACGGACACGCGGACGCGGCATGGCGCTAGTTGGCGTTGCCTTCTCGCTGGGTTTTATTGTGGGTCCCATGATTGGCGCCATGTTTGCCATATTTTCGGATAAAAGTGCCAGTGGAGGCGCCTGGTTTGTTTTGCCCTCTCTGCTGGCACTGGGCTTGGCGCTGGGCGATGTGCTTCTCCTGGCGATCTGCTTACGTGAAACTTTACCTCAG GCCAAACGCGCTCGTGAAATTTCGTCTGCGCTGTCATACGGTCTGCAATTGCTCAACGTCTCTTCTATATTTAA ATTTGCCGCCATCAAAAATGTGCCTAGAAAGGATACGCAGGCGCTACGAACCATTggattaatttattttctttatcttTTCCTATATTCGGGCTTGGAATTCACAGTTACCTTTCTGATGTACCATAAGTTTGGTTACAGTTCAATGGATCaggccaaaatgtttttgactACGGGCCTCGTCATGACCCTGCTGCAGGGTTCGGTGGTGCGTCGTCTGCCGGAAGCGAAGATCAAGAGTTATGCCATATTCAGTCTATATTTAATCGTGCCAGCATTTGTCTTAGTTGGCCTGGCGCAGACTAGCCGTATGCTCTATGCGGGCATGATATTATTTGCAATCTCCACCGCTTTTGCCGTTACCTGTCTGACCACTTTGGTGTCCAAGTACGGCAACGATGATCAAAAGGGTTCAGTATTAGGTATATTCCGTTCGCTGGGTGCTTTGGCACGTGCTTTGGGTCCAGTTGTGGGCTCTATAG cgTTTTGGTGTTTGGGCTCGAAAATCACATACATTGCTGGTGGACTCCTGCTTTTCTATCCAGCATTAGCTTTGCAACGTGCGCGTATATGA
- the Rab11 gene encoding ras-related protein Rab-11A, with protein MGAREDEYDYLFKVVLIGDSGVGKSNLLSRFTRNEFNLESKSTIGVEFATRSIEVDGKTIKAQIWDTAGQERYRAITSAYYRGAVGALLVYDIAKHLTYENVERWLRELRDHADQNIVIMLVGNKSDLRHLRSVPTDEAKLFAERNGLSFIETSALDSTNVETAFQNILTEIYRIVSQKQIRDPPEGDVIRPSNVEPIDVKPTVTADVRKQCCQ; from the exons atgggTGCAAGGGAAGACGAATACGATTATCTTTTCAAAG TTGTGCTTATCGGTGACTCTGGCGTCGGTAAAAGTAATTTGCTGTCACGTTTCACGCGCAATGAATTCAATTTGGAGTCCAAGTCCACAATTGGAGTGGAGTTTGCAACGCGCAGCATAGAG GTCGACGGAAAAACAATTAAGGCGCAAATTTGGGATACGGCAGGCCAGGAGCGTTATAGAGCCATTACCTCTGCATATTATCGCGGTGCTGTTGGGGCGCTGCTTGTCTACGACATTGCCAAGCATTTGACGTACGAGAACGTAGAGCGATGGCTACGGGAGCTGCGCGACCATGCCGATCAGAATATTGTTATTATGCTGGTGGGCAATAAGTCCGATTTGCGGCACTTGCGCTCGGTCCCGACGGATGAGGCGAAACTGTTTGCGGAGCGCAACGGTTTAAGTTTCATAGAAACATCAGCTCTGGACTCGACAAACGTTGAAACCGCATTCCAAAATATACTCACAG AGATCTATCGCATTGTGTCGCAGAAACAAATTAGAGACCCGCCTGAAGGCGATGTCATTCGCCCCTCGAATGTGGAGCCCATCGACGTAAAGCCGACTGTCACAGCTGATGTTCGTAAGCAGTGCTGTCAGTGA
- the ppan gene encoding protein Peter pan has protein sequence MGGAKKKVHPKTRTAAFKASEPSEIVEAPHSFIIHRGLSCPYITDLTMDFRRIMEPFTATNLREKKINRIKDFVSLSSFFHVSHMGIFNKASTQLSFKVLRLPRGPSLTFKVHQFTLARDVISCSKKQMFDVDHFKHPPLVIMNNFSGEGKHLKLMATTFQNMFPSINLAQVNIDTIRRCVLFSYNPEAKLVEMRHYSVQVVPVGLKRAVQKIVSGTVPNLNKCDEVVDFVTRDGNVSEAEVDEDEQSHVVLSQTLKSKGNLENHRSSVKLHEIGPRLTMQLMKIEEGLLTGEVLYHDHVIKTEDEKETLRKLIEKKRKLKEQRKKQQNENRERNLKLKKEQNKEAKRNHDAENASDADDDAQYYKDEVGEEPDEELFKPDNNSSRKRSKLPSGMKYKNKKAKMDNKTSKKFKEK, from the exons ATGGGTGGTGCTAAAAAGAAGGTTCACCCAAAAACACGCACAGCAGCGTTCAAAGCTAGCGAACCTAGCGAAATTGTTGAGGCACCACACTCTTTCATTATACATCGCGGTTTGTCATGTCCGTATATCACAGATCTGACAATGGATTTTCGTCGCATAATGGAGCCTTTTACGGCTACCAATTTGAGGGAAAAGAAAATCAATCGTATCAAAGATTTTGTTAGTTTAAGCAGTTTCTTTCATGTCTCGCATATGGGCATCTTCAACAAAGCCTCAACACAGCTGTCCTTCAAAGTGCTGCGCTTGCCGCGTGGCCCGTCACTTACGTTCAAG GTGCATCAGTTTACGCTCGCTCGTGACGTCATCTCGTGTAGTAAAAAGCAAATGTTTGATGTTGATCATTTCAAGCATCCGCCGCTTGTCATCATGAACAATTTCAGCGGCGAGGGTAAACACTTGAAATTGATGGCCACAACATTTCAGAACATGTTTCCATCGATCAATTTGGCTCAGGTCAACATTGATACAATACGCCGCTGCGTTCTGTTCTCGTACAATCCGGAAGCAAAGCTAGTGGAAATGCGCCATTATTCGGTGCAGGTGGTGCCGGTGGGTCTGAAGCGCGCCGTACAAAAAATAGTCAGCGGCACTGTGCCAAACCTGAACAAATGCGATGAGGTAGTCGATTTTGTTACCAG GGATGGAAATGTTTCGGAAGCGGAGGTGGATGAAGACGAACAATCGCATGTGGTGCTGTCGCAAACACTGAAGAGCAAGGGTAACTTGGAGAACCACCGAAGTTCGGTAAAGCTACATGAAATTGGACCTCGTCTAACAATGCAGCTCATGAAGATCGAGGAGGGTCTGCTGACCGGTGAAGTGCTTTATCACGATCATGTCATCAAAACAGAAGATGAGAAGGAAACACTACGTAAATTGATTGAAAAGAAGCGCAAACTTAAAGAACAACGAAAGAAGCAACAGAACGAGAATCGTGAAcgaaatttgaaattgaaaaaagagCAAAATAAAGAAGCAAAACGAAATCACGATGCGGAAAATGCAAGTGATGCCGACGATGATGCTCAATATTACAAGGATGAAGTTGGCGAGGAGCCAGACGAAG AACTATTTAAACCTGACAACAATTCGTCACGTAAACGATCCAAGCTGCCATCCGGCATGAAgtacaaaaacaagaaagccAAAATGGACAATAAAACCTCAAAGAAGTTCAAAGAAAAGTAG
- the Bdbt gene encoding protein Bride of doubletime: MDWYVGTEWNDTARGLHKKVLSLEFQKIEKPFAVSTVLFSVNKPCINLGPRPSKYLGSSELQEYTLEMGTAVTPIDCYLELLLQQFIPGESSACSITTKTGERLEFELKLQRIISNKQVEKLNAAEIYKLALSYKENGVAMFKEHPKFACDYFSRAAKLLITYKPFDKLDKKTNGIDGSQLQILFVQIQTNLAACFLLEKRYEHVIYQTQFVEEQEEPSEKSIYRRALAYYYLKEFEKAQQLIERVPNYEDKREFSKLRDNIAASWKNSNANYKQVVQRMFS, encoded by the coding sequence ATGGATTGGTACGTTGGCACCGAATGGAATGACACAGCACGCGGGCTACATAAGAAGGTGTTGAGCCTTGAGTTTCAGAAAATCGAGAAGCCATTTGCTGTCAGCACCGTCTTGTTCAGCGTAAACAAACCATGCATAAACTTGGGACCCAGACCAAGTAAATACTTGGGCTCCAGTGAGCTACAGGAATACACGTTAGAGATGGGCACTGCTGTAACTCCAATTGATTGCTATTtggagctgttgttgcagcagttCATACCTGGCGAATCCTCGGCGTGCAGCATTACAACTAAAACTGGCGAACGTTTGGAATTCGAGCTAAAGCTGCAGCGCATCATTAGCAATAAACAAGTGGAGAAGCTGAACGCAGCGGAAATATATAAACTGGCACTAAGCTACAAGGAGAATGGCGTAGCTATGTTTAAGGAACATCCAAAGTTTGCTTGTGACTATTTCTCACGTGCAGCTAAATTGCTGATTACATACAAACCCTTCGATAAGCtggacaaaaagacaaacggCATCGATGGCAGCCAATTGCAGATATTGTTTGTGCAGATACAAACAAATTTAGCCGCATGCTTTCTGCTGGAAAAGCGTTACGAGCATGTCATATATCAAACACAATTTGTCGAAGAACAGGAGGAGCCGAGCGAGAAAAGCATCTATCGGCGCGCATTGGCCTACTATTACCTGAAGGAGTTCGAAAAGGCTCAGCAGTTGATTGAGCGTGTCCCCAACTACGAGGATAAACGTGAATTTAGTAAATTGCGCGACAACATTGCGGCCAGCTGGAAAAATAGCAATGCCAACTACAAGCAAGTGGTGCAGCGCATGTTTAGCTAG
- the LOC6629413 gene encoding glyoxylate reductase/hydroxypyruvate reductase yields MYKIQPRLTQHAKSLAQFIRKSTMSSLQSVYVTRPDVDVSGLDLLRKSCNVTTWSQSLPVPRDELLRQVQGKDALYCVLTDKIDAAVLDAAGEKLKCVSTMSVGFEHIDVQECKKRGIRVGYTPDVLTDATAELTLALLLATNRRLFEANKQVYNGGWKSWAPMWMCGQGLKNSRVGLYGFGRIGQEIASRILPFKPAQITYTTRTARPEEAAKVNARRVDFDEMLCLSDFIVICCALTPETKEIFNAAAFEKMKANCIFINTSRGGVVDQNALYDALHSKRILAAGLDVTTPEPLPLDSPLLKLDNIVVLPHIGSADIETRKEMSRITARNILAALKGCEMEAEVI; encoded by the exons ATGTATAAAATCCAACCTCGACTTACACAGCATGCCAAAAGTCTTGCCCAATTCATACGCAAATCCACCATGAGTTCTCTGCAAAGTGTTTATGTAACTCGTCCAGATGTCGACGTCAGTGGATTGGACTTGCTGCGTAagag TTGCAATGTTACCACCTGGTCGCAGTCTTTGCCGGTGCCACGGGACGAATTGCTGCGTCAAGTCCAGGGTAAGGATGCGCTCTATTGCGTTCTCACAGATAAAATTGATGCTGCTGTGCTGGATGCTGCTGGGGAGAAGCTAAAATGCGTGTCTACCATGTCTGTTGGTTTTGAGCACATCGATGTGCAGGAGTGCAAGAAACGGGGCATTCGTGTTGGCTACACACCCGATGTGCTGACCGATGCCACCGCCGAGTTGACCCTGGCTCTGCTGCTTGCCACGAACCGACGCCTGTTTGAGGCCAACAAACAAGTTTACAATGGCGGCTGGAAATCGTGGGCGCCCATGTGGATGTGTGGACAGGGCCTTAAGAACTCACGCGTTGGCCTGTATGGCTTCGGTCGCATTGGGCAGGAGATTGCATCACGCATTCTGCCTTTCAAGCCAGCTCAGATAACTTACACGACCCGAACGGCCAGGCCGGAAGAGGCTGCAAAGGTTAATGCTCGGCGTGTGGACTTTGATGAAATGCTCTGCTTATCGGACTTTATTGTAATCTGCTGCGCCCTAACCCCTGAAACAAAAGAGATATttaatgctgctgcttttgaGAAAATGAAAgccaattgcatttttatcaATACCTCGCGTGGTGGAGTTGTGGATCAAAATGCTCTTTATGATGCACTCCATTCGAAACGGATCCTGGCGGCAGGTTTGGACGTGACCACGCCGGAGCCATTGCCCCTAGACAGTCCACTACTGAAGCTGGATAATATTGTGGTGCTGCCTCATATAGGCAGCGCGGACATTGAGACTCGCAAGGAGATGTCTCGCATTACGGCCAGAAATATCTTAGCTGCTCTGAAAGGCTGCGAAATGGAGGCCGAGGTTATCTAA
- the LOC6631228 gene encoding uncharacterized protein isoform X1 — protein MAEVKFLVVLPANPDESDRMSKLAIRGSLLQEPQQFSINFVNSPSCTDNITYHFKVKVPSQTIVENYKRNGEWSGSHQEKYLNIFDGKNYVKKPSVSSIIDGIDAVLHYSFTESTFSLAFQFDYDNSTIIVYQVRGQGYNFVTKFETLFSLSEIQSIQVWGDVQKINEFSLSYD, from the exons atggctGAGGTTAAATTTTTGGTTGTGCTGCCAGCTAATCCCGACGAATCGGACAGGATGAGTAAACTTGCCATACGAGGCAGCCTGCTGCAGGAGCCACAACA ATTTTCCATTAATTTTGTGAACAGTCCCAGCTGCACAGACAACATAACATATCATTTTAAAGTAAAGGTGCCATCGCAGACGATTGTCGAGAATTACAAGAGAAATGGCGAATGGAGCGGATCGCATCAGGAGAAATATCTGAATATATTCGATGGTAAAAACTATGTGAAAAAGCCAAGCGTATCCAGTATTATAGACGGTATTGATGCCGTACTTCACTATTCGTTCACAGAATCAACATTTTCGCTTGCGTTTCAATTCGACTATGATAATTCCACCATAATCGTGTACCAAGTGCGTGGTCAGGGCTATAACTTTGTTACAAAATTCGAGACACTCTTTTCCCTATCAGAGATCCAATCGATTCAAGTGTGGGGCGATGTCCAAAAGATTAACGAGTTCTCATTGAGTTACGATTGA
- the LOC6631228 gene encoding uncharacterized protein isoform X2: MAEVKFLVVLPANPDESDRMSKLAIRGSLLQEPQQFSINFVNSPSCTDNITYHFKVKVPSQTIVENYKRNGEWSGSHQEKYLNIFDESTFSLAFQFDYDNSTIIVYQVRGQGYNFVTKFETLFSLSEIQSIQVWGDVQKINEFSLSYD, encoded by the exons atggctGAGGTTAAATTTTTGGTTGTGCTGCCAGCTAATCCCGACGAATCGGACAGGATGAGTAAACTTGCCATACGAGGCAGCCTGCTGCAGGAGCCACAACA ATTTTCCATTAATTTTGTGAACAGTCCCAGCTGCACAGACAACATAACATATCATTTTAAAGTAAAGGTGCCATCGCAGACGATTGTCGAGAATTACAAGAGAAATGGCGAATGGAGCGGATCGCATCAGGAGAAATATCTGAATATATTCGATG AATCAACATTTTCGCTTGCGTTTCAATTCGACTATGATAATTCCACCATAATCGTGTACCAAGTGCGTGGTCAGGGCTATAACTTTGTTACAAAATTCGAGACACTCTTTTCCCTATCAGAGATCCAATCGATTCAAGTGTGGGGCGATGTCCAAAAGATTAACGAGTTCTCATTGAGTTACGATTGA
- the LOC6631228 gene encoding uncharacterized protein isoform X3 — MAEVKFLVVLPANPDESDRMSKLAIRGSLLQEPQQFSINFVNSPSCTDNITYHFKVKVPSQTIVENYKRNGEWSGSHQEKYLNIFDECFA; from the exons atggctGAGGTTAAATTTTTGGTTGTGCTGCCAGCTAATCCCGACGAATCGGACAGGATGAGTAAACTTGCCATACGAGGCAGCCTGCTGCAGGAGCCACAACA ATTTTCCATTAATTTTGTGAACAGTCCCAGCTGCACAGACAACATAACATATCATTTTAAAGTAAAGGTGCCATCGCAGACGATTGTCGAGAATTACAAGAGAAATGGCGAATGGAGCGGATCGCATCAGGAGAAATATCTGAATATATTCGATG AATGTTTTGCATAA